The following proteins come from a genomic window of Corynebacterium sp. P4-C1:
- a CDS encoding thiazole synthase: MLEIAGKQFNSHLIMGTGGASSQDMLEKALVASGTELTTVAMRRFAAQQQSGGESVFDLLNRLDIAPLPNTAGCRTARDAVITAKLAREALGTDWVKLEVIADDRTLLPDVVETVDACEMLIDEGFTVLAYTSDDPVAAKKLEDLGAAAVMPLGSPIGTGLGILNPHNIELICSRADVPILIDAGVGTASDAALAMELGCSGVLLASAVNRCQDPEAMARAMRLAVEGGMLARSAGRIPKREHAVASSSFEGLASWADQVL, from the coding sequence ATGCTGGAGATCGCTGGCAAGCAATTCAATTCCCACCTGATCATGGGCACCGGCGGCGCCAGCTCCCAGGACATGCTGGAAAAGGCGCTCGTCGCCTCCGGCACGGAGCTGACCACCGTGGCGATGAGGCGGTTCGCCGCGCAGCAGCAGTCGGGCGGCGAGTCCGTCTTCGACCTCCTGAACAGGCTTGATATCGCTCCGCTGCCGAATACCGCCGGCTGCCGCACCGCGCGCGATGCCGTCATTACCGCGAAACTCGCGCGTGAGGCGCTGGGCACCGACTGGGTGAAACTCGAGGTCATCGCCGACGACCGCACTCTGCTGCCAGATGTGGTGGAAACAGTAGACGCGTGCGAGATGCTTATCGACGAAGGCTTCACCGTCCTCGCCTACACCTCCGACGACCCGGTGGCAGCAAAGAAGCTGGAAGACTTGGGTGCTGCCGCAGTCATGCCGCTGGGCTCCCCCATCGGCACCGGACTGGGCATCTTGAACCCGCACAATATCGAGCTGATCTGCTCCCGCGCAGACGTGCCCATCCTCATCGACGCGGGCGTGGGCACCGCCTCCGACGCCGCGCTCGCGATGGAGCTCGGCTGCTCCGGTGTGCTGCTGGCCAGCGCCGTCAACCGCTGCCAGGACCCAGAAGCCATGGCCCGCGCCATGCGCCTGGCTGTCGAAGGCGGAATGCTCGCGCGGAGTGCCGGGCGCATCCCGAAGCGCGAGCACGCTGTCGCCTCCTCCAGTTTCGAGGGATTGGCGAGCTGGGCAGATCAAGTACTTTAG
- a CDS encoding BCCT family transporter — protein sequence MRKFRADPLIFYTAVGFIVAFVALTIGFGERARDLYSTVSAWMMDNFAWLYIGGVSAVFVFLIVLFVSRFGNYRLGDDDEPEYSLPVWFSMLFAAGMGATLLFWGAAEPLHHAYNPPRGGYERMSEEAIRQAFEFTYYHFGIHMWVIFTLPGLAMGYFIYKRKMPARYSSMFSPLLGSKVYEWPGKLLDAIGIIGTVFGLAVSVGLGVLQISAGMNILWGVPLVTWVELAVIIFITTCASISVATGLDKGVKLLSNLNIIGSIVLLVFLFIVGPTLKIIEHLTESFGFYVASLPELMFWVDANNDNPGWHATWTAFYWAWTICWSPYVGMFFARISRGRTVRQFIAGTILLPTIFDIVWFATFGRTAIEVEQNDPGVLTGPVVEDGDTPQALFTLLEQYPLYFVSGAVALAVIVFYFVTSIDSAALVMDMFTTGEEEVTPKYYRVAWAVAVGIVTAALLFINDSGIQALQEVVIIIALPFFIVYFVMMFSLVKAMSDDSAAERRFRSRRWEKTDTAEKYEEAEAKPAPGYDEEGNEIDRPELEYDHEEGSWRLTENIITEAKADDETVDASVPEGTEVIIEQQVKPPERG from the coding sequence TGGATGATGGACAATTTCGCCTGGCTGTACATCGGCGGCGTGTCCGCAGTGTTCGTCTTCCTCATCGTCCTGTTCGTGTCCCGCTTCGGCAACTACCGCCTCGGCGACGACGATGAGCCCGAGTACTCCCTGCCAGTGTGGTTCTCCATGCTGTTCGCCGCCGGCATGGGTGCGACGCTGCTGTTCTGGGGTGCCGCTGAGCCGCTGCACCACGCGTACAACCCGCCTCGCGGCGGTTACGAGCGGATGAGCGAGGAGGCCATCCGCCAAGCGTTCGAGTTCACCTACTACCACTTCGGTATCCACATGTGGGTGATCTTCACGTTGCCGGGCCTGGCCATGGGCTACTTCATCTACAAGCGCAAGATGCCCGCCCGCTACTCGTCGATGTTCTCGCCGCTGCTCGGCTCGAAAGTGTACGAGTGGCCGGGCAAACTTCTCGACGCCATCGGCATCATCGGCACCGTCTTCGGCCTCGCCGTCTCCGTCGGCTTGGGCGTGCTGCAGATCAGCGCCGGCATGAACATTCTCTGGGGCGTTCCTCTGGTGACGTGGGTGGAACTGGCCGTGATCATCTTCATCACCACCTGCGCCTCGATCTCCGTGGCTACGGGGCTGGACAAGGGTGTGAAGCTGCTGTCGAACCTGAACATCATCGGCTCGATTGTGCTGCTGGTATTCCTCTTCATCGTCGGCCCGACGTTGAAGATCATCGAGCACCTCACCGAGTCCTTCGGTTTCTACGTCGCGTCCCTGCCGGAGCTGATGTTCTGGGTGGACGCCAACAACGACAATCCGGGGTGGCACGCCACGTGGACTGCGTTCTACTGGGCGTGGACGATTTGTTGGTCGCCGTATGTGGGCATGTTCTTTGCCCGCATTTCCCGCGGCCGCACCGTGCGCCAGTTCATCGCGGGCACGATCTTGCTGCCTACCATTTTCGACATCGTGTGGTTCGCCACCTTCGGCCGCACCGCGATCGAGGTCGAGCAGAACGACCCCGGTGTGCTCACCGGCCCTGTGGTCGAGGACGGGGACACCCCGCAAGCTCTGTTCACCCTGTTGGAGCAGTACCCGCTGTACTTCGTCAGCGGCGCCGTGGCGCTGGCGGTGATCGTGTTCTACTTCGTCACCTCGATCGACTCCGCTGCCTTGGTGATGGACATGTTCACCACCGGTGAGGAGGAAGTCACACCGAAGTACTACCGGGTGGCGTGGGCCGTCGCGGTCGGAATCGTGACAGCGGCGCTGCTGTTCATCAACGATTCCGGCATCCAGGCGCTGCAGGAAGTGGTGATCATCATCGCCCTGCCGTTCTTCATCGTCTACTTCGTCATGATGTTCTCGTTGGTGAAGGCGATGAGTGACGATTCCGCCGCCGAGCGCCGTTTCCGTTCCCGCCGTTGGGAGAAGACTGATACGGCCGAGAAGTACGAGGAAGCCGAGGCGAAGCCCGCGCCGGGTTACGACGAGGAGGGCAACGAGATCGATCGCCCCGAGCTTGAGTACGACCACGAGGAAGGCTCCTGGCGCCTCACTGAGAACATCATCACCGAGGCGAAGGCAGACGATGAGACCGTCGATGCCTCGGTGCCGGAGGGCACCGAGGTCATCATCGAGCAGCAGGTCAAGCCGCCCGAGCGCGGTTAA